In a single window of the bacterium BMS3Abin14 genome:
- the xcpT_2 gene encoding type II secretion system protein G precursor, which translates to MLMKMRKGEKGFTLIELMIVVAIIGILAAIAIPNFLNLKDKAIFGTAKANVDVIRSALAAYAANNADNTYPATADMSSWPLLRAKLSNANMPSIGNAKLKTFSYVNASGGSYTITANVANRYSDTLIGTPSGITPSSYNH; encoded by the coding sequence ATGCTGATGAAGATGAGAAAAGGTGAAAAAGGTTTTACCCTGATCGAGCTGATGATCGTTGTGGCGATCATCGGAATCCTGGCGGCCATCGCCATCCCCAACTTCCTTAACCTGAAGGACAAGGCGATCTTCGGAACGGCCAAGGCGAACGTAGATGTTATCCGCTCCGCCCTTGCAGCCTATGCGGCGAACAACGCCGACAACACGTATCCTGCTACAGCGGATATGTCCAGCTGGCCCCTACTCAGAGCTAAGCTGTCTAATGCGAATATGCCCTCAATAGGAAATGCCAAATTAAAGACTTTCTCCTACGTCAACGCATCTGGCGGCAGCTATACCATTACGGCTAACGTCGCCAACCGGTATTCCGACACATTGATAGGAACCCCCTCCGGGATTACCCCAAGCTCCTATAATCACTAG
- the kinE_4 gene encoding sporulation kinase E: MAPGADPSPNPFQTELRLLLKILMIFRIATVTLFLGATVVMQVKGSQTIFFAPIYAVYLVVVAVYLLTILFAGIFNQVRDDRRLAKAQIAVDLAIYTLMIYLTGGHESPFPFLFIFSILWSSLALRSGGYWTASFSAILYGVIVDLMYYGVLSPPLPQSASLSVAANPWDVLGRVGLNIAAFYAVGFLGQQMAKRYTIAREALTEKAADLEKLQHLSDVVFESINSGIAVLDGRGGIRSMNSSAYEILGPTGIKPGIPPPPDAFGSIPLDELCARASDRQLDRWEGSFTAQGGESRIMGLSISPLKEPEMGFVVIFQDLTELRHLEEKLKKAEKLTVLGQMAASIAHEVRNPLASMSGSIQILKDSLHVEDENRKLMDIVLRETGRLDYLVGDFLTYARPPTPHFQDVDLRTIIEETVRFFQSSPESASVDIDLDLPAGPAVLSVDSSQIRQILINLLKNSVDSITGSGRIGIALKREEGKSGLETILLLSDDGSGISEDILPVLFEPFKTTKERGSGLGLAIVYQLVEAHQGRIEVQSREGVGTVISISLPPWRSE; encoded by the coding sequence ATGGCCCCTGGGGCTGATCCCTCTCCAAATCCATTTCAGACTGAACTGCGGCTGCTCCTTAAGATCCTCATGATCTTCAGGATAGCCACCGTTACGCTCTTTCTCGGGGCGACGGTGGTCATGCAGGTCAAGGGCAGCCAGACCATTTTCTTCGCGCCCATCTACGCCGTCTACCTGGTTGTTGTCGCTGTCTATCTGCTGACGATCCTCTTCGCCGGCATATTCAACCAGGTCCGTGACGACCGTCGTTTGGCGAAAGCCCAGATTGCCGTCGACTTGGCCATCTATACGCTGATGATATACTTGACGGGGGGGCACGAGAGCCCCTTCCCGTTTCTCTTTATCTTCTCTATCCTCTGGTCCTCCCTGGCCCTGCGCTCCGGAGGCTATTGGACGGCCTCATTTTCCGCCATCCTCTACGGTGTGATTGTAGACCTCATGTACTATGGCGTCCTTTCGCCGCCTCTTCCACAGTCGGCGTCCTTATCTGTCGCAGCCAATCCATGGGATGTTCTGGGGCGGGTCGGCCTGAATATTGCGGCATTCTACGCTGTGGGCTTTCTGGGCCAGCAGATGGCGAAAAGGTATACGATAGCCAGGGAGGCCCTCACCGAAAAAGCGGCGGACCTGGAGAAGCTGCAGCATCTGTCCGATGTGGTGTTTGAGAGTATCAACAGCGGCATCGCCGTCCTGGACGGCCGGGGAGGTATCCGATCCATGAATTCATCCGCCTACGAAATTCTTGGGCCGACCGGCATTAAACCCGGAATTCCGCCGCCACCGGATGCCTTCGGGAGCATACCCCTGGACGAGCTCTGTGCGCGGGCCTCCGACAGGCAGCTCGACCGGTGGGAAGGAAGCTTTACGGCCCAAGGCGGGGAGAGCCGTATCATGGGTCTTTCCATATCCCCCCTGAAGGAACCGGAGATGGGATTTGTGGTAATCTTTCAGGACCTCACCGAGCTTAGACATCTTGAGGAAAAGCTCAAAAAGGCCGAAAAATTGACGGTCCTTGGACAAATGGCGGCCAGTATCGCCCACGAGGTGCGCAATCCCCTGGCCTCGATGAGCGGGTCAATCCAGATCCTGAAGGATTCCCTCCATGTCGAGGATGAAAATCGGAAGCTCATGGACATCGTTCTGAGGGAGACGGGCCGCCTGGACTACCTGGTGGGGGATTTTCTGACCTACGCCAGGCCGCCCACCCCACACTTTCAGGATGTTGATCTTCGAACGATTATCGAGGAAACGGTACGATTTTTCCAGAGCAGTCCCGAATCGGCTTCGGTGGATATTGATCTTGATCTCCCGGCGGGCCCGGCGGTCCTCTCTGTGGATTCGTCCCAGATCAGGCAGATCCTCATCAACCTCCTGAAAAATTCCGTCGATTCCATTACCGGTTCCGGCAGGATCGGGATTGCCCTGAAACGGGAGGAAGGAAAATCGGGGTTGGAAACCATCCTGCTCCTGTCGGACGATGGATCGGGAATATCGGAGGATATTCTGCCCGTGTTGTTCGAGCCTTTCAAAACCACCAAGGAGCGTGGGTCGGGGCTCGGCCTCGCCATCGTCTACCAGCTGGTAGAGGCCCACCAGGGCCGTATCGAGGTCCAATCCAGGGAAGGGGTCGGAACGGTCATCAGCATCAGCCTTCCCCCGTGGAGATCGGAATGA
- the tagO_1 gene encoding putative undecaprenyl-phosphate N-acetylglucosaminyl 1-phosphate transferase, producing the protein MDWTLLAYLFCFAVSLGVSLAITPWMVETAHRIGLVDRPDGRLKVHEKPVAYMGGITVFVSFLVGFSPFAHLDRQSLALLLGGNLVVLLGFLDDMGNLPPRTKLLGQTLAVLVVMKAGIAIKIAFLPPVVSLPLSFLWLLGLTNAFNIIDIMDGLSAGVGAIAAFFLTILALAAGQKGLAFIAIALLGALLGLLMYNSHPARIFLGDAGSLFIGFMLGALGMTTKYSRNNHVALLAPILILGVPIFDTLFVMMVRWMRGIPVMKGSPDHFAIRLRKWKLSVRQTIGVSYGAAFLLGLAALAMVFGTETTALVLLGTVSALILAVAVWLKRLDMTL; encoded by the coding sequence ATGGACTGGACCCTCCTGGCATACCTGTTTTGCTTCGCCGTTTCGCTGGGGGTGTCGCTGGCCATAACCCCCTGGATGGTGGAAACGGCGCACCGCATCGGTCTCGTGGACAGACCCGACGGGCGGCTCAAGGTGCACGAGAAGCCGGTGGCCTACATGGGGGGAATCACGGTCTTCGTCTCTTTCCTGGTGGGCTTCTCGCCATTTGCCCATCTGGACCGGCAGAGCCTGGCGCTGCTCCTCGGCGGGAACCTGGTTGTTCTCCTGGGGTTTCTGGATGATATGGGAAACCTGCCTCCCAGGACGAAGCTGCTGGGGCAGACCCTGGCTGTGCTGGTGGTCATGAAGGCCGGTATCGCCATCAAGATCGCCTTTCTTCCCCCTGTCGTGTCCCTCCCGCTTTCCTTCCTCTGGCTTCTGGGCCTGACCAATGCTTTTAACATCATCGACATCATGGATGGGCTGTCCGCCGGGGTTGGGGCCATTGCCGCATTTTTTCTCACTATCCTGGCTCTCGCAGCCGGTCAGAAGGGGTTGGCGTTTATAGCTATTGCCCTTTTGGGGGCGCTCCTGGGGCTTCTTATGTACAATTCACACCCCGCGCGAATCTTTCTGGGTGATGCCGGAAGCCTTTTTATCGGGTTCATGCTCGGGGCCCTCGGGATGACGACGAAGTACTCGAGGAATAACCACGTGGCGCTTCTGGCCCCCATCCTCATCCTGGGTGTTCCCATCTTCGACACCCTGTTTGTCATGATGGTCCGATGGATGAGGGGAATCCCCGTCATGAAGGGGAGTCCGGACCACTTCGCTATCCGCCTCAGGAAGTGGAAACTGTCGGTGAGACAGACAATCGGTGTCAGCTATGGTGCGGCGTTCCTGCTGGGGCTCGCCGCGCTGGCCATGGTCTTCGGGACCGAAACCACAGCTCTGGTGCTCCTGGGAACGGTATCCGCCCTGATTCTGGCAGTCGCCGTATGGCTGAAGCGGCTCGACATGACCCTCTGA
- a CDS encoding PGL/p-HBAD biosynthesis glycosyltransferase/MT3031, with protein sequence MAFFPASRRITGEIRTFLSSPRFSTGSPPPQDSAWPRISVITPSFNQVEFLERTIISVHNQEYPNFEHIVIDGGSTDGSVDIIKRYGKVLKYWHSRPDRGQCDAINMGADIATGRFMTWINSDDLLLPGALMKVGTVIRDNPGLDLVYGNQVEIDRNDVVTKRVFTVDFDIYDFLYEVNIIIKQQSAFWNADLFERIGGLNDCPYAMDYDLFYRMFGQGMRYRRLDDFLSAFRVYPESLTGSGEVNRSRGDTVDTIFADYLGRERGLLDRTVIKAWYKTRRFAKEPRAFAAALEHRLGRLSGRLRKTARRLKVHSSSSDS encoded by the coding sequence ATGGCTTTTTTCCCTGCAAGCAGAAGGATCACCGGGGAGATCCGGACGTTTTTGAGCTCCCCCCGTTTTTCCACCGGTTCTCCACCTCCCCAGGATTCCGCATGGCCCAGGATTTCCGTCATAACCCCGTCCTTCAACCAGGTGGAATTTCTCGAACGCACCATCATCTCAGTCCACAATCAGGAATATCCCAACTTTGAGCACATCGTCATCGACGGCGGTTCGACGGATGGAAGCGTTGACATCATCAAGCGCTACGGGAAGGTCCTGAAATACTGGCACAGCCGGCCGGACCGGGGCCAGTGCGACGCCATCAATATGGGAGCGGACATCGCCACCGGCCGCTTCATGACATGGATCAACTCTGACGATCTCCTGCTGCCTGGGGCGCTGATGAAGGTGGGGACCGTTATCCGCGACAACCCCGGCCTTGATCTCGTCTACGGAAACCAGGTTGAGATCGACCGAAACGATGTTGTTACCAAACGGGTGTTCACGGTGGATTTCGACATTTATGACTTCCTCTATGAGGTAAACATCATCATAAAACAGCAGTCGGCCTTCTGGAACGCGGATCTGTTTGAGCGGATCGGCGGCCTTAATGACTGTCCATACGCCATGGATTATGACCTTTTCTACAGGATGTTCGGGCAGGGGATGCGATACCGCCGCCTGGACGATTTTCTCTCGGCCTTCCGGGTCTACCCTGAGTCCCTGACAGGCTCAGGGGAGGTGAACAGATCCCGGGGCGATACGGTGGATACCATCTTCGCGGATTACCTGGGAAGAGAAAGAGGCCTGCTGGACAGAACGGTAATAAAGGCCTGGTATAAAACCAGGCGTTTTGCGAAAGAACCCAGGGCGTTTGCCGCGGCCCTGGAACACAGGTTGGGTCGCCTGTCGGGGAGATTGCGAAAAACCGCCCGGCGCTTAAAGGTTCATTCAAGCAGCTCCGATTCATAG
- the tuaC gene encoding putative teichuronic acid biosynthesis glycosyltransferase TuaC encodes MPSIGKLDPTDDRIGVLHIISGLTVGGAERMLVWMARYHDRSRFRVGVVSLMSGGGFAHAIRCEDVPVFELGQRRGRLSVSGLRSLFSIAKEFDPEVLQGHMFHSNILARLMGVRLIGLSGRELHVLNTIHHEHESIFRRLACSVTGPMAAAEIVFSLPSDNLVAPEFFWRPTREVFPYGVEINEELKRDRRVLRAALDIPDDAVVWVSVGRLIPEKGFPVLIEAFGLMKTRGERPFLLIVGDGPERERISSAISRTGLSGSVSLLGIREDVEDIYRASDFFVLSSLSERSPLAVLEAMAAGLPVVATRVGNVPGMVEEGRTGFIVPPSDPSALAGAMERVMKMGEEAREWGKRGSRRVHEFFDFRRTQEKIEEYYRLLSRGKGRNG; translated from the coding sequence TTGCCGTCAATTGGTAAACTCGATCCCACGGACGACCGGATAGGGGTGCTTCACATCATCAGCGGACTCACCGTTGGAGGGGCGGAGCGGATGCTCGTCTGGATGGCACGCTATCATGACCGGTCGAGGTTTCGGGTGGGGGTTGTCTCTTTGATGTCCGGCGGCGGGTTCGCCCATGCCATCCGGTGCGAGGATGTCCCTGTGTTCGAGTTAGGACAGAGGAGGGGAAGGCTTTCCGTTTCCGGGCTTCGGAGCCTTTTTTCCATTGCGAAAGAATTTGATCCGGAGGTCCTTCAGGGGCATATGTTCCATTCAAACATCCTTGCTCGCCTCATGGGGGTCCGCCTTATAGGGCTTTCCGGCAGGGAACTGCACGTGCTTAACACCATTCATCATGAGCATGAATCCATCTTCCGGCGTCTGGCCTGTTCGGTAACCGGCCCAATGGCCGCCGCCGAGATTGTTTTTTCTCTACCTTCAGACAATCTGGTGGCGCCTGAATTTTTCTGGAGGCCGACCCGGGAGGTTTTCCCGTATGGAGTTGAGATCAACGAGGAACTGAAACGGGACCGAAGAGTACTGAGAGCCGCCCTCGATATTCCCGATGATGCCGTGGTCTGGGTCTCGGTCGGACGGTTGATTCCGGAAAAAGGTTTTCCTGTCCTGATCGAGGCTTTCGGGCTTATGAAAACCCGTGGAGAAAGGCCTTTCCTGTTGATAGTGGGCGATGGCCCTGAAAGAGAAAGAATAAGCTCTGCCATCTCCCGGACGGGGCTTTCCGGCAGTGTCAGCCTGTTGGGAATACGGGAGGATGTGGAGGATATCTATAGGGCCTCCGACTTTTTCGTCCTTTCCTCCCTGTCCGAAAGAAGCCCTCTCGCCGTTCTCGAGGCCATGGCGGCCGGGCTGCCAGTGGTGGCGACAAGGGTGGGGAACGTGCCTGGTATGGTGGAAGAGGGGCGCACCGGTTTTATTGTCCCTCCCTCGGACCCATCGGCCCTCGCGGGGGCCATGGAGAGGGTCATGAAAATGGGAGAGGAGGCCCGGGAGTGGGGGAAAAGAGGCTCCCGGCGTGTCCACGAGTTCTTCGATTTCCGACGAACCCAGGAGAAAATTGAGGAATATTATCGCCTGTTGTCCAGGGGAAAGGGGCGAAACGGATAG
- a CDS encoding tetratricopeptide repeat protein: MPHGRKWAGVLFILALAVRPHFSGVAYPFFQGFLLAVTLLAVGLFLLEPPSPSQYRPDALRPMWPLLFLVLWSTASLWWSADPGQGLRESATLLLDLSAFGLAAGLVSTDKVKFSAEKLTVLLVVFPVTLYALFQRFYGFKAMGESLTGIDVPGSQVAAISGIIAQGRVFGAFLNPNILAGFLAVAIPFSLALALDEKDPPRKVVLSAMVILECLVLFFTGSLGGVLAAIGGVALFLSLSVRLNRKVYLAGLFAAAAGVISVFLIRGTGFIAGPENSLWQRFGYILAGVRMAAQHPFLGWGTGAIPSTLVGFIPPGIRPVTDPHNFLVYIWASWGIVGVVFFCSFLALWAAPIIKAVRQGRRNLVLAGLVGSSAAFLLHSLVDMDFSIPESAFFGWAAMGAAMGLAVAKDGREGDPQTEKRSLSGSSIFICSVVLALILPAVIYSQGEIYGFMGRRAFDEGDFTEARGMYRDALDIIPFSGQFTLMEGLCLVRTGQTGEARDVFQRAGRLMDMSPYPPWELAKLAGSAGDYGKALLYLGKALERYPSSPWIRIDMGKALAGLGRWGDAGDILGEVAEYSRFDRRATDTARKYLDEIRSRSKRL, encoded by the coding sequence ATGCCGCATGGACGAAAGTGGGCCGGAGTTCTCTTCATCCTTGCACTTGCGGTCCGTCCACACTTCTCCGGGGTGGCATATCCTTTCTTTCAGGGTTTTCTTCTTGCGGTGACGCTGCTGGCTGTGGGTCTTTTCCTTCTTGAGCCACCATCCCCGAGTCAATACCGGCCCGATGCCCTTCGCCCGATGTGGCCCCTTCTCTTTCTGGTTCTCTGGTCGACAGCTTCCCTATGGTGGAGCGCCGATCCCGGACAGGGGCTCCGCGAATCCGCGACCCTCCTTCTTGATCTTTCAGCCTTCGGCCTCGCGGCCGGCCTGGTTTCCACCGATAAGGTGAAGTTTTCCGCCGAGAAGCTGACGGTTCTCCTGGTCGTTTTTCCGGTGACCCTGTACGCCCTGTTCCAGAGGTTCTATGGTTTCAAGGCTATGGGGGAATCCCTTACCGGTATCGATGTCCCCGGAAGTCAGGTCGCAGCCATTTCAGGGATCATCGCCCAGGGCCGGGTCTTCGGGGCGTTTCTCAACCCGAACATCCTGGCTGGCTTTCTGGCCGTCGCCATCCCGTTTTCATTGGCCCTGGCCCTGGACGAAAAGGACCCCCCGAGAAAGGTGGTTCTCAGCGCCATGGTCATCCTCGAATGCCTGGTCCTGTTTTTCACCGGATCCCTCGGAGGGGTCCTGGCGGCTATCGGTGGGGTGGCCCTTTTTCTTTCTCTTTCCGTACGACTGAACCGTAAGGTTTATCTGGCAGGTCTTTTTGCCGCGGCTGCAGGGGTGATTTCCGTTTTCCTCATCCGCGGCACCGGTTTTATAGCAGGTCCGGAGAACTCGCTCTGGCAGAGGTTCGGGTATATCCTGGCCGGGGTACGTATGGCGGCCCAACACCCGTTCCTGGGATGGGGCACCGGCGCCATTCCCAGCACCCTTGTGGGCTTCATCCCTCCCGGCATCCGCCCTGTCACAGACCCCCACAACTTCCTGGTCTATATCTGGGCTTCATGGGGGATCGTGGGCGTGGTGTTTTTCTGCTCCTTCCTGGCACTGTGGGCCGCGCCGATAATCAAGGCTGTGAGGCAAGGACGACGGAACCTTGTCCTTGCCGGCCTCGTGGGTTCCTCCGCGGCCTTTCTCCTTCACTCCCTTGTTGACATGGATTTCTCCATTCCGGAATCGGCCTTTTTCGGATGGGCGGCCATGGGAGCAGCAATGGGTTTGGCGGTGGCAAAAGACGGCCGGGAAGGTGACCCGCAAACTGAGAAGAGGTCTTTGAGCGGGTCGTCCATCTTTATCTGCAGCGTTGTGCTGGCGTTAATTCTCCCGGCCGTAATATATTCCCAGGGAGAGATCTACGGTTTTATGGGTCGGAGGGCATTTGATGAGGGGGATTTTACGGAGGCGCGGGGAATGTACCGCGATGCTCTTGATATCATCCCTTTCTCGGGTCAATTCACCCTGATGGAGGGCCTTTGCCTGGTTCGAACCGGACAGACCGGGGAGGCGAGGGATGTTTTTCAACGGGCCGGGCGGCTCATGGACATGAGTCCCTATCCTCCATGGGAGTTGGCGAAACTGGCCGGATCGGCAGGGGATTACGGGAAAGCCCTGCTGTATCTGGGAAAGGCTCTGGAGCGTTATCCATCCTCACCGTGGATCAGGATCGACATGGGAAAAGCCCTGGCTGGCCTTGGGCGCTGGGGAGATGCCGGGGATATACTGGGTGAGGTCGCGGAATACAGTCGGTTCGACCGGAGGGCGACGGATACGGCCCGGAAATACCTGGATGAAATCAGGTCCAGGTCCAAACGGCTATGA
- the zraR_11 gene encoding transcriptional regulatory protein ZraR, with protein MSKKKKGHVLVIDDERSMRDMLEIFLGREGYSVQCCSSAGDALDALKREGPFDLSITDINMPGLSGFDFLRQSRSDYPDMPVLMITAYSSPDSAVEAMKLGAEDYITKPFRIEEIKARISAAIERRRLAEENVELQKLLEARFGFESIVGKSECMRRVFDVIERVSDMDTTVVISGESGTGKELIARALHYHGKERKGLFVTVNCGALVETLLESELFGHRKGAFTGADTDRKGLFATAAGGTLFLDEITETSSAFQVKLLRAIQEREVVPVGDTRPVKVDLRILVATNRDLTNEVREGRFREDLFYRLNVIHIEVPPLRDRKEDIPLLVDHFLEALCDRQERQVPAFSQDAMKALMSYNYPGNVRELENIVERGVALATGDIIGADLLPPEVGRRDTMPRLSDVLPLETAQLDTLLERYERQIIEKALNQAGGNRTRAAELLGVSFRSLRYRLKKYGMAEE; from the coding sequence ATGAGCAAAAAGAAAAAGGGACATGTGCTGGTTATCGACGATGAAAGGAGCATGCGCGACATGTTGGAGATCTTCCTGGGCAGGGAAGGTTATTCGGTCCAATGCTGCTCCTCGGCCGGAGATGCCCTGGATGCCCTGAAAAGGGAAGGGCCCTTCGATCTGTCCATCACCGATATCAACATGCCGGGGCTGTCCGGTTTCGATTTCCTTCGTCAGTCCCGGAGCGATTATCCGGATATGCCGGTCCTCATGATCACAGCCTACAGTTCCCCCGACTCGGCGGTGGAGGCCATGAAGCTTGGAGCCGAGGATTACATCACGAAACCGTTCCGTATCGAGGAGATAAAGGCGAGAATCAGCGCGGCCATCGAGAGGCGGCGGCTTGCCGAGGAGAACGTCGAGCTCCAGAAACTGCTTGAGGCACGCTTCGGCTTTGAGAGCATCGTGGGCAAAAGCGAGTGCATGCGAAGGGTTTTCGATGTCATCGAAAGGGTCAGCGATATGGACACCACGGTGGTCATATCGGGGGAGAGCGGCACAGGGAAGGAACTCATCGCACGGGCGCTTCATTACCACGGCAAGGAGAGAAAAGGGCTTTTCGTAACTGTGAACTGCGGAGCCCTGGTGGAAACCCTTCTGGAAAGCGAGCTCTTCGGGCACAGAAAAGGCGCCTTTACGGGTGCGGATACGGACAGGAAAGGTCTTTTTGCGACAGCCGCCGGCGGAACCCTGTTCCTCGATGAGATCACCGAAACATCCTCCGCCTTTCAGGTTAAACTGCTCAGGGCCATTCAGGAACGGGAGGTAGTCCCTGTCGGGGATACGCGCCCGGTCAAGGTGGACCTGCGCATCCTGGTGGCGACCAACCGGGATCTGACAAATGAAGTCAGGGAGGGCCGTTTCCGGGAGGACCTGTTTTACAGGTTGAACGTAATCCATATAGAGGTTCCTCCCCTGCGTGACAGGAAGGAGGATATCCCCCTGCTCGTTGACCATTTCCTTGAAGCTCTCTGCGACCGCCAGGAAAGACAGGTCCCCGCTTTTTCCCAGGACGCCATGAAGGCTCTCATGTCCTACAACTACCCGGGCAATGTCCGCGAGCTCGAGAACATAGTCGAGCGCGGGGTGGCCCTTGCCACAGGGGACATCATCGGCGCGGACCTGCTGCCGCCGGAGGTCGGGCGGAGGGACACGATGCCCCGGCTATCGGATGTTCTGCCGCTCGAAACGGCCCAGCTTGACACCCTCCTGGAGCGGTACGAAAGACAGATTATAGAGAAAGCCCTTAATCAGGCAGGAGGAAACAGGACCAGGGCGGCCGAGCTCCTGGGCGTGAGTTTCCGGTCCCTCCGGTACCGTCTGAAAAAGTACGGCATGGCGGAGGAGTGA
- the pglA gene encoding N, N'-diacetylbacillosaminyl-diphospho-undecaprenol alpha-1,3-N-acetylgalactosaminyltransferase, producing MRCVPVVHVITQLEFGGAQQNTLYTVSKLDRDLFEPVLVTGPGGYLMREARELDVPLHVAGSLQRRIRPPADLAAFREIRGILRSLPRPPAIVHTHGSKAGILGRHAARRAGVPLIIHSIHGFGFTPGQPSLFRKALIEAERFTARSTDHFIAVSHSNKAAGVGYGFFTPERCSVIRSGFDLDLFRNARSNRDDLTGELAVPHDSPLVLMVACLKPQKAPLDFVGVAHEVHLRRPDAHFILAGDGELRDDLSREIERFGLGKVFHSLGWREDVPRLMKAGDVVILTSRWEGLPRVIPQAKAAGRPVVATAVDGSVEAIVDGVDGYLCPPGDVRALADRLLALLSDPAAARRMGEAGSRSVDEFDRDVMIKKQEDLYIRLLDEKGLVEKGEVPCRRGT from the coding sequence GTGAGATGCGTCCCGGTGGTCCATGTCATCACACAGCTTGAATTCGGCGGAGCGCAGCAGAATACCCTCTACACCGTCTCAAAACTCGATCGCGATCTGTTCGAGCCGGTGCTGGTGACCGGACCCGGCGGCTACCTCATGAGGGAGGCCCGCGAACTGGATGTACCCCTTCATGTGGCCGGAAGCCTTCAAAGAAGAATCCGCCCGCCGGCCGATCTTGCCGCCTTCCGCGAGATCCGGGGCATATTGAGGTCTCTTCCCCGCCCGCCCGCCATCGTCCACACACACGGTTCCAAAGCCGGAATCCTGGGAAGACATGCCGCGCGCCGGGCGGGGGTCCCCCTGATCATCCACTCCATCCACGGGTTTGGGTTCACCCCGGGCCAGCCGTCGCTGTTTCGTAAGGCTCTCATTGAGGCGGAACGGTTCACCGCACGGAGTACCGACCATTTTATTGCGGTTTCCCACTCCAATAAAGCTGCCGGCGTCGGATACGGTTTTTTTACTCCCGAGCGCTGTTCGGTAATTCGATCAGGATTCGATCTGGATCTGTTCAGGAATGCCCGATCCAACCGGGACGACCTGACAGGGGAGTTGGCTGTCCCGCATGACAGCCCGCTTGTCCTTATGGTCGCATGCCTCAAACCCCAGAAAGCGCCCCTGGATTTCGTCGGTGTGGCGCATGAAGTGCATCTCCGCCGTCCGGACGCCCATTTCATCCTTGCCGGTGACGGCGAGTTGAGGGATGATCTGTCCCGGGAGATCGAGAGGTTCGGGCTCGGAAAAGTCTTTCATTCTCTGGGCTGGCGGGAAGACGTACCCAGGCTGATGAAGGCCGGCGATGTGGTTATCCTGACCTCGCGGTGGGAAGGGCTGCCCCGTGTCATTCCCCAGGCCAAGGCCGCGGGGAGACCGGTGGTGGCGACGGCCGTGGACGGATCTGTGGAGGCGATCGTCGATGGTGTGGACGGGTATCTCTGTCCCCCCGGCGACGTCAGGGCGCTGGCGGATCGCCTCCTTGCCCTACTGAGTGACCCTGCCGCCGCCAGACGTATGGGAGAAGCGGGGAGCAGGTCCGTGGACGAGTTTGACAGGGATGTCATGATAAAGAAGCAGGAGGATCTGTATATTCGTCTTCTGGATGAGAAGGGCCTTGTCGAAAAAGGAGAGGTTCCATGCCGACGTGGCACATGA